The following coding sequences are from one Candidatus Eremiobacterota bacterium window:
- a CDS encoding cyclic nucleotide-binding domain-containing protein, with product MKKAEELPLKLREGYQVVDRSDGTFVVINAESTNYLVIDQLEVNLVREFDGRTLSEIAYSAYLKYNYIPFQKLKSLTGQMAARGMLEESRAIARLFDAEERSFWKYFLGALSITLYHPRRTLPEKGGAGCTGKGPPPLLFVVLFALGAGLTAYLGLPQVTGMFDTESSCAMAALSIYLSLSFACLIKSLVRILCLASCGLAPGPFMVHLTFGVISIDPGSGSLVRAPRPVRLTASLISLASLFLVSSLLWLFAVMNRAGAPEASLLLSLASTGVFLAMFLDLCPVGPTTAYEFYSSYSKSNEAVQSGFTYLRSRMLKRLFTTDLNETEKPLIVFCCWTFIWCISLFSLGADFMEKNKEALALLYINGSGIFTTVLVVLLVAALCLISFTVLLGLVSALIGFLKSLLPRKSLEKRHAELKSLEKEKVMAFLKSVPFFSQAPGELLDRIADSSKNLAFSQGDIIIRQGEEGDSFFVITEGEALVVREEDTGQEVHVARLITGDSFGEVALVEQRPRTATVKALTAGSALAIGRDDFLKAAEAIKGSDVVALVQGYHMLYNSPFFSSLETEAIAQLLHMVERITVEPGQAVIRHGDRADHFYVVLKGELEVMDKDEKTVIRTLSQGDPFGEIALLTDSTRTATVIARTPGSLIALGRESFNEFFSRYFSLGEKLERLGVRRLSDYSGGTL from the coding sequence ATGAAGAAAGCAGAAGAACTTCCCCTGAAGCTCCGGGAGGGCTACCAGGTAGTGGACCGCAGCGACGGGACCTTCGTGGTGATCAACGCTGAGAGCACGAACTACCTGGTAATCGATCAGCTCGAAGTGAACCTGGTCAGGGAGTTTGACGGCCGGACCCTCAGCGAGATAGCTTACAGCGCCTACCTGAAATACAACTACATCCCCTTCCAGAAGCTCAAGTCCCTCACGGGCCAGATGGCGGCAAGAGGCATGCTGGAAGAGAGCAGGGCCATCGCCCGCCTTTTTGATGCCGAGGAGAGGAGCTTCTGGAAATACTTCCTCGGCGCTCTCTCCATTACCCTCTATCACCCCAGGAGAACCCTCCCCGAAAAGGGCGGCGCCGGGTGCACCGGAAAAGGGCCGCCACCGCTTCTCTTCGTGGTACTCTTTGCCCTGGGCGCGGGGCTGACGGCTTACCTGGGACTCCCGCAGGTAACAGGGATGTTTGATACGGAGAGCTCCTGCGCCATGGCGGCTCTTAGCATTTATCTCTCACTTTCTTTTGCCTGCCTCATAAAGTCCCTCGTGAGGATACTGTGCCTTGCAAGCTGCGGCCTTGCTCCCGGGCCCTTCATGGTCCATCTCACCTTCGGCGTCATCAGCATCGATCCGGGCTCCGGGTCCCTGGTCCGGGCTCCCCGGCCTGTCAGGCTCACTGCCTCGCTGATATCTCTGGCTTCACTTTTTCTGGTATCTTCTCTTCTCTGGCTGTTCGCCGTAATGAACAGGGCTGGCGCCCCCGAGGCGAGTCTGCTCCTCTCCCTTGCCTCGACGGGGGTGTTCCTCGCCATGTTCCTCGATCTCTGCCCCGTGGGTCCCACGACAGCCTACGAATTCTACTCATCTTATTCAAAGAGCAACGAGGCAGTGCAGAGCGGCTTCACCTATCTCAGGAGCAGGATGCTCAAGAGGCTCTTCACCACCGACCTCAACGAGACCGAAAAGCCCCTCATCGTCTTCTGCTGCTGGACTTTCATCTGGTGCATCTCGCTCTTTTCGCTGGGAGCCGATTTCATGGAGAAAAACAAGGAAGCCCTGGCACTCCTCTATATCAACGGCTCGGGAATTTTTACCACCGTGCTCGTGGTGCTCCTTGTGGCAGCTCTCTGCCTCATATCCTTCACGGTGCTGCTGGGCCTCGTCTCCGCTTTGATAGGATTCCTGAAATCCCTGCTCCCGCGGAAAAGCCTGGAAAAGCGCCACGCGGAGCTGAAATCGCTTGAGAAAGAGAAGGTCATGGCCTTTCTGAAATCGGTGCCCTTTTTCAGCCAGGCCCCCGGCGAGCTGCTGGACAGAATCGCCGACTCGTCGAAGAACCTCGCCTTTTCACAGGGCGATATCATCATCCGCCAGGGCGAGGAGGGCGACTCCTTCTTTGTCATCACCGAGGGCGAAGCCCTTGTGGTGAGAGAGGAGGACACGGGCCAGGAGGTCCATGTGGCCAGGCTCATCACCGGTGACAGCTTCGGGGAAGTGGCCCTGGTGGAGCAGAGGCCCCGGACCGCCACGGTAAAGGCCCTTACCGCCGGCTCGGCCCTGGCCATAGGCCGCGATGACTTTCTCAAGGCCGCCGAGGCCATCAAGGGCTCCGACGTGGTGGCCCTTGTCCAGGGCTACCACATGCTCTACAATTCGCCTTTCTTCTCCAGCCTCGAGACCGAGGCCATTGCGCAGCTCCTCCATATGGTGGAGCGCATCACCGTGGAGCCCGGGCAGGCCGTCATCCGCCACGGGGACAGGGCGGACCACTTCTACGTGGTGCTGAAAGGCGAGCTGGAAGTGATGGACAAGGACGAGAAGACAGTGATCAGGACCCTCAGCCAGGGAGACCCCTTCGGCGAGATTGCCCTCCTCACCGACAGCACGAGGACCGCCACGGTCATTGCCCGGACCCCGGGAAGCCTCATAGCTCTTGGCAGGGAGTCCTTCAACGAGTTCTTCTCACGGTACTTCTCACTGGGTGAAAAACTGGAGCGGCTGGGCGTCAGGAGGCTCTCCGACTATTCCGGAGGCACCCTATGA
- a CDS encoding nitroreductase family protein, giving the protein MSSLTFDQDLCIQCGACVDVCPTRIIIRRDQAVPSVHPRAERACIVCGHCVAVCPKSAVAHKDMLPGDCMPLEKALDPSGGQIRQFLLSRRSIRSYQEKEVPREVIYEVIALASHAPSGHNLQPVHWKVIHDRKNLSKLESLVLDWMKEMVAKGHPLAQALSMPTILKISEMGNDMIFRGAPHLVAAHAAGEERMTVLMGTIALTYFELALRAKDLGGCWAGFFDIACGLSPAITEALELPEGHRPCGSMFFGYPKHRYMRVPKRKEPRITWA; this is encoded by the coding sequence ATGAGCTCGCTCACTTTTGACCAGGATCTCTGTATCCAGTGCGGCGCCTGCGTTGACGTGTGCCCTACAAGGATAATAATCCGCAGGGATCAGGCCGTTCCCTCTGTCCATCCCCGCGCCGAGCGGGCCTGCATCGTGTGCGGTCACTGCGTGGCCGTGTGCCCGAAAAGCGCTGTAGCCCATAAGGATATGCTCCCCGGCGACTGCATGCCCCTTGAGAAAGCCCTTGATCCTTCAGGCGGCCAGATAAGGCAGTTCCTCCTCTCCAGGCGGTCGATCCGCTCATACCAGGAAAAGGAAGTGCCAAGGGAAGTGATATATGAAGTGATTGCCCTTGCCTCCCACGCCCCCTCGGGCCATAACCTCCAGCCGGTCCACTGGAAGGTCATCCATGACCGGAAGAACCTTTCAAAGCTTGAGAGCCTTGTGCTTGACTGGATGAAAGAGATGGTGGCGAAAGGCCACCCCCTGGCCCAGGCCCTCTCAATGCCCACGATCCTCAAGATATCTGAGATGGGAAACGATATGATATTCAGGGGTGCTCCCCACCTCGTGGCAGCCCATGCCGCCGGCGAAGAGAGAATGACCGTGCTGATGGGCACCATTGCCCTCACTTACTTTGAGCTTGCCCTCAGGGCCAAGGACCTTGGCGGCTGCTGGGCAGGGTTCTTCGATATCGCCTGTGGCTTGTCCCCTGCCATCACCGAAGCCCTTGAGCTTCCCGAGGGCCACAGGCCCTGCGGGTCAATGTTCTTCGGGTACCCGAAGCACCGCTACATGAGGGTCCCGAAGCGCAAAGAGCCGCGGATCACATGGGCATGA
- a CDS encoding bifunctional UDP-sugar hydrolase/5'-nucleotidase, with product MNMNPLNFNAAGNAELSPHRHHREIKNDTPTDIPEQAAPGDSVDINAGTEGVKQEKPDTPRAAASPNGTTTITILSTNDMHAQFKNMPEVSGLVHQLKKENPDAIVVDVGDIAYNPPYSDANHFSPMLEIMNQIGYHIVEPGNHEFQYGAPAMHDEYTSRINADVVCSNIRDKKTGDYLPGVKPYVIKDVEGVKVAFIGTVVPHMATSAHPDVGKDVDKREINDTVRELLPELKAQGAEVIVSLSHHGVGKKADLNLAENVEGINVILTGHDHQFTGEPIVVSKFPTRTYIIEGMSHGKYVMETDITIDNKTREVIAVNMKPWPTSSATVKPDPVVEDIIKNYHSKGGGEIDMNRDDSKPHRDS from the coding sequence ATGAACATGAACCCGTTGAATTTCAATGCAGCAGGCAACGCAGAACTCTCCCCTCACAGGCATCACAGGGAGATAAAAAATGATACGCCGACAGATATTCCCGAACAAGCGGCGCCCGGTGATTCAGTGGATATAAACGCCGGGACGGAAGGCGTGAAGCAGGAAAAGCCGGACACCCCGAGGGCTGCGGCGTCACCAAATGGCACTACCACCATCACCATCCTCAGCACCAACGACATGCATGCACAGTTTAAAAATATGCCTGAGGTGTCCGGGCTTGTCCACCAGCTCAAGAAAGAAAATCCCGACGCCATCGTGGTTGATGTGGGCGATATAGCCTATAACCCCCCTTACTCCGATGCCAATCATTTTAGCCCGATGCTTGAGATCATGAACCAGATCGGCTACCACATCGTGGAGCCGGGGAACCACGAATTCCAGTACGGCGCCCCGGCGATGCATGACGAGTATACCTCCAGGATCAATGCCGATGTGGTCTGTTCCAACATCAGGGATAAGAAGACCGGCGATTACCTCCCGGGCGTGAAGCCCTACGTGATAAAGGATGTGGAAGGCGTCAAGGTGGCTTTCATAGGCACCGTGGTGCCCCATATGGCCACATCGGCCCATCCCGATGTGGGTAAGGACGTAGATAAGCGCGAGATTAATGACACGGTGCGGGAGCTCCTTCCCGAGCTCAAGGCCCAGGGAGCCGAGGTGATCGTTTCTCTTTCCCACCACGGCGTCGGCAAGAAAGCGGACCTCAACCTTGCCGAGAACGTCGAAGGTATCAATGTGATACTGACAGGCCACGATCACCAGTTTACCGGTGAGCCGATTGTGGTAAGCAAGTTCCCCACCAGGACTTATATCATAGAAGGAATGTCCCACGGCAAGTACGTGATGGAGACAGACATCACGATAGACAACAAAACCCGCGAGGTCATTGCCGTGAACATGAAGCCCTGGCCTACAAGCAGCGCCACGGTAAAGCCCGATCCCGTGGTGGAGGATATTATAAAGAACTACCACAGCAAGGGCGGCGGCGAGATTGACATGAACAGGGACGACAGCAAGCCGCACAGGGACAGTTAA